Genomic window (Nitrospirota bacterium):
GTCTTTTGCTTGCCTTCCTGCTTGGCCTGGAGCGCTTCATCGATGGTTGCGCGGATCGCGTGAGCGCTCTCAGGGGCCGGGATGATCCCCTCTGTGTTGGCGAACTGCAAGGCGGCCTCGAATACCGGTATCTGGTTGTACGCCCTGGCCTCGATAAGCTTGTCGTGATAAAGCTGTGAGATGAGCGGCGAGTCGCCGTGGTAGCGCAGGCCTCCCGCATGGATTCCGGGGGGCATGAAGTCATGGCCCAGGGTGTACATCGTCATCAGGGGAGTCAGTCCGGCTACATCACCGAAGTCGTACCTGAACTCGCCCTTGGTGAGCGTGGGGCAAGACGCGGGCTCGACCGCCATAATGCGGACATTCTTGCCCTCGATCTTGTCGTGGACGAACGGAAAGCCGATGCCTGAAAGGTTGCTTCCGCCGCCGCAACAACCGATCACGACATCGGGATAGTCGCCCGCGATCTCCATCTGTTTCTTGGCCTCAAGCCCGATCACGGTCTGGTGCAGGCACACGTGGTTCAGCACCGAGCCGAGGGCATAGTTGGTGTCATCGTGCGTGGCCGCGTCTTCCACTGCCTCGGAAATAGCGAGACCGAGACTTCCCGGATTGTTCGGATCCAGTTCAAGGGCCTTCCTTCCCGAGTTCGTGAGCTTCGATGGGCTTGCATGCACCGTTGCGCCCCACGTCTCCATCTGAATTCTTCGATAGGGTTTCTGGCCAAAGCTTACCTTTACCATGTACACCGTGACGTCAAGTCCGAAAAGCTTGCCCGCGAGCGCCATGGATGCCCCCCACTGCCCGGCGCCCGTCTCTGTAGCGATGCGCTTGATGCCTGCTTTCTTATTATAATAAGCCTGGGGGATGGCGGTGTTCGGCTTGTGACTGCCCGCAGGGCTCACGCCCTCGTATTTATAATAGATCTTTGCCGGAGTGCCAAGCGCCTTCTCGAGCCGGTGCGCCCGAAAGAGCGGCGAGGGCCTCCAGAGTGAGTAGATATCGAGCACTTCTTCCGGGATGTCGATCCAGCGATCCTGGCTCACTTCCTGTAAAATCAAATCCATGGGAAATATCGGGGTGAGGTCCTGCGGACCAATGGGCTGATGCGTGCCCGGATGGAGCGGCGGTTTTGGCTTGTTCGGCATATCCGCCATGATGTTGTACCACTTGGTGGGTATTTCTTTGTCGGAAAGAACGATCTTCGTCTGTCTCATACATCCTCCTCAATCAGATAGTGTCTTGAGATAAATGCGGCAACGTTTGGCAATAGTATACTATTTTGTGGACTTTCTCAATGATATTTTATTCAGATCCACCGGTGAGAATGACCCGCAAATACCACGCTACATTCCCAGGGAAAACATGCTGTCCAGATCGTGGCGGGAGTGCACGCGGAAGGCGATAAGCGTCTCTGACTTGATGATGCCGCCGACCTTGAGCATATGATCCGTCACCAACTCGGCCATCTGCTCGTTGTCGCTCGTGCGAATGACAACTGCAAGATCGTATCTGCCGGCGACCGATAAGACCTCGGATATGCCGTTCATCTCCGCAAGCGTCTCCGCTACAGCATTCACCTTGCCCCTCTCAACATTTAACAGGACCAGAGCAGTCACCATGAATGGCCTCCTTCGGTGCTTTGTTTAATCTGCATTCGATTTTACTCTCCTGCTTGAAAACTGTCAACCTCCGACGCAGCGCGGATCAGGAGCGCTCAAGGAACCGGTATACGCGAAACCGTGCGCGGGGCAGCCGCCGTGACATCGGGTATGAAGTTCACAGGTTGTTTTGGGGCAGTCTCTTCCCGGAGCAGAACGGAAGTAGGTGAGCGCCTTGTGTGACCAGATCGACTCAAACGGATCGCTCAGGATGTTGCCGAGCAGGAATTCCTTTTTCCCGAATAACAGATTGCAGGGATAGACAGAACCATCAGGCAGAATGCCGAGTTTCGTGGTCCCGGCGGGACATCGCACCCGCGTAAGCTCCGGATAGTTCACGCTGTCGGGTATGAAGCCCGAGCAGAAGACCATGTCCGCCTGTGAAGGGTTGAACTGTTCTTCTACGAGTGATACGAATTGATGAAAAGGAACGGTCTCGTGCAAGTCTTTGCGGTCCAGTGCATCGCGATAGATCAAATAGAATTTCTTTGGCTTGAGCGCGAGGATGTCGCGGATCAAGGGTTCATCCTTTGTTGGATGGAATACTGACTTCACGACCACCTTGTTCTTCTGAATAAATCCGGCCAAACGAACCAGTGACGCTCGATCGTTGATTGAAATGCCGATGCTGACGTTGTTGCCTGCGTCCAGCAGATCTTCGAGCGCAGTGGTGTTTGAACCATTGGAACTGATATTTACGTTCAGTCCGCGCTGCACTGCCTCCTGAACAAATCCCACGATATGAGGATGGAGCGTCGGCTCTCCTCCCATTATGTCCAGGGTCCTTATGGAGAGACCGGTGATTCTATCGAGCATCACGATGAAGTCGTCAAGGGCCATATCCGGCAGAAACGACAGGGAACGGTTAAAACAAAACTCACAGGACTGGTTGCACCGGAGCGTTGGGTAGAACTGTATGTAGTCGGGTGCTGTTCTCATGTTTTGTTTTGAAGTGACCCCCTCTCCCTTTCGGGGAGAGGGTTGGGGTGAGGGGGGCTTCTGAGCGCGGCTATAACGCAAAGGACCTCCCCTTCTTTTTAATAAATCCTTCCTCCACAAGCTGCACAAGATTCTTCTTTATTCGCTCCGGGTCCATGCCGGTTTTCTTCACGATCCGCGCCTGGGTAAGCGGTGCTTCCTTCACGAGTATTTTCAGGATTCTTCCCCGCACCTGCCGGTTCGAATTTTCGAAGGGACTTTGTTTTGTATAATGCGCGCTTCTGCGATTCGGATTGACCTGCTCCCTCTTGAGCATGGCCCCGTAATCCATAAGCGCATTGTACCATTTCCTCGGATTCTCGACATCCATCGTCTGTTCAAGGAAAGGGATTATCTCGTCATCATGGATATCCGCCCGATCATGAAAAAACGCTTGGATGTACACCCGCCGGATGTTCGTGTCCATGAACACCACCGGCTTATTAAAGGCAAAAGCAGCAACTGCACCTGCCGTATACTTCCCGATCCCGGGGAGGGCGAGGAGCATTGCGGGATCGGATGGAAGCTTGCCTCCATGCCCATCAATGACTTTTTGAGCAAGCGCTTTCAGTGCAAGCGCTCGGCGATTATAACCCAGGCCCTGCCAGACCGTGAGCAGCTTTTTCAGCGGCGCTTTGGATAGTGCGAGAAAATCGGGAAATAACTTGATGAACGCGGTATATTTCTCGATCACCCGCTCGACCTGCGTCTGCTGAAGCATGATCTCGGAAACAATTACGCGGTAAGGGTCCCGTGTTCTTCTCCACGGAAGATCGCGGCCGTGCGCATCATAATAGGCGTAGATATTTTTTTGGAATACGCGAACTTGAGCACGGGTGAGCCTCTTGTCACTGTTTCTTTTGATCATGGCTGTTTTATTCGGCATCATTACCGGTTATTATTTGAACATCAAGATGCTTATTATTTTCTGATCAGTACGTAGAGCGCCCCAAGGCCGCCGTCGCACTGCCGCGCGGTCACGTAGGCGATGACGTTCTTGCGATAGCGGCCGGCGAGCCGCCTGATCACAGCGTCTTTTATCCGCGGCCCTTTCACGGAGCGGAGCCCGCGACCGTGGATGATCTTGACGCAGCGCAGTCCTTTCCTGAATGCGTCTTGCAGAAAATCATGGAGCTCCGCTTCAGCCTCCGGGACCGTGCAGCCATGGAGATCGAGAAAGGCCTGAACGGAAAAGCGGCCTTCGTGCAGTTTCAGGATGATGACGTCGTGATAATCGGGATTGATCCACTCGACATACTCCTGAGTGTCCGGCAGGTGCATCGGCCGCTGTCCCCCGACGATCTCGCCCAGGACGGCAAGCGCTTCATGGTCGGGGTTGGTCTTGCCGGCGCGCACTGCGATCTTCTTCGGATGGTGAGCGCAGGCAAGAGATCGGAAGTCTTCGTTCTCAAGAACCGCATCCATGGCTTGACTGAACAGCTCCTCTTCGGTCAGGTGTTCCTTTTTCTTTTGACGGGCAGGTGCGGGCGCGGGAACAGCGGGTTTGCTCTCGATCTTTTTCTTGAGCTTCTCAAAGGGACGGATTGCAAAGATCTTGTTGCCCATGGGTCACACTCGCGACAATACAACAAGTCCCCCCTCACCTTGGTCCTCTCCCCCTGGGGGAGAGGGCTGGGGTGAGGGGTTTGTGCAATAAAAAAAATCAGAGCGGGTCGTAAGCCGAGTTCTGTCCTCCCGGTTGCCCGGGAGTGGTGGTCATTTATCTGGGCCTTCGATTGCTCGAAGGCACGAGCGACCTACCCGGAAGTCTCGGACGGGCCGTCCTTACCCCCTTGCGGGGGACGCTTCCCTATGTGGTCTTGCTCCAGGCGGGGTTTTCCAAGCACCCGGCATCGCGGCCGGGTCTGGTGGGCTCTTACCCCACCGTTTCACCCTTACCCCTGTACGGGGCGGTCTTCTTTTCTGTGGCACTGTCCATGGGGTCGCCCCCTGTCCCGTTTCGGGACCGCCTTGCCCTGCGGAGCTCGGACTTTCCTCCCCCCGTTTCCGGGGAGCGATCACCTAACCCGCTCTGAAATCAAAGAACAATTCAAAATGCAAATTGTAAAATGCAAAAGTCAAATTGATAATCTGAGGTTTCCCTTTTGCACTTTGCATTCTGCATTTTGCATTATTTAAGCTTTTCATCTATCGCCTTATTGGCGAGCGCATCCGCTTCCTTGTTCATTGCCCGCGGAATGTATTGTACCTCAAC
Coding sequences:
- a CDS encoding winged helix-turn-helix transcriptional regulator — encoded protein: MIKRNSDKRLTRAQVRVFQKNIYAYYDAHGRDLPWRRTRDPYRVIVSEIMLQQTQVERVIEKYTAFIKLFPDFLALSKAPLKKLLTVWQGLGYNRRALALKALAQKVIDGHGGKLPSDPAMLLALPGIGKYTAGAVAAFAFNKPVVFMDTNIRRVYIQAFFHDRADIHDDEIIPFLEQTMDVENPRKWYNALMDYGAMLKREQVNPNRRSAHYTKQSPFENSNRQVRGRILKILVKEAPLTQARIVKKTGMDPERIKKNLVQLVEEGFIKKKGRSFAL
- a CDS encoding Lrp/AsnC ligand binding domain-containing protein encodes the protein MVTALVLLNVERGKVNAVAETLAEMNGISEVLSVAGRYDLAVVIRTSDNEQMAELVTDHMLKVGGIIKSETLIAFRVHSRHDLDSMFSLGM
- a CDS encoding TrpB-like pyridoxal phosphate-dependent enzyme, translating into MRQTKIVLSDKEIPTKWYNIMADMPNKPKPPLHPGTHQPIGPQDLTPIFPMDLILQEVSQDRWIDIPEEVLDIYSLWRPSPLFRAHRLEKALGTPAKIYYKYEGVSPAGSHKPNTAIPQAYYNKKAGIKRIATETGAGQWGASMALAGKLFGLDVTVYMVKVSFGQKPYRRIQMETWGATVHASPSKLTNSGRKALELDPNNPGSLGLAISEAVEDAATHDDTNYALGSVLNHVCLHQTVIGLEAKKQMEIAGDYPDVVIGCCGGGSNLSGIGFPFVHDKIEGKNVRIMAVEPASCPTLTKGEFRYDFGDVAGLTPLMTMYTLGHDFMPPGIHAGGLRYHGDSPLISQLYHDKLIEARAYNQIPVFEAALQFANTEGIIPAPESAHAIRATIDEALQAKQEGKQKTILFNLSGHGYLDLQAYADYHDGKLQDYEYPAAKIKEALAKLPKI
- a CDS encoding radical SAM protein — its product is MRTAPDYIQFYPTLRCNQSCEFCFNRSLSFLPDMALDDFIVMLDRITGLSIRTLDIMGGEPTLHPHIVGFVQEAVQRGLNVNISSNGSNTTALEDLLDAGNNVSIGISINDRASLVRLAGFIQKNKVVVKSVFHPTKDEPLIRDILALKPKKFYLIYRDALDRKDLHETVPFHQFVSLVEEQFNPSQADMVFCSGFIPDSVNYPELTRVRCPAGTTKLGILPDGSVYPCNLLFGKKEFLLGNILSDPFESIWSHKALTYFRSAPGRDCPKTTCELHTRCHGGCPAHGFAYTGSLSAPDPRCVGG
- a CDS encoding Smr/MutS family endonuclease yields the protein MGNKIFAIRPFEKLKKKIESKPAVPAPAPARQKKKEHLTEEELFSQAMDAVLENEDFRSLACAHHPKKIAVRAGKTNPDHEALAVLGEIVGGQRPMHLPDTQEYVEWINPDYHDVIILKLHEGRFSVQAFLDLHGCTVPEAEAELHDFLQDAFRKGLRCVKIIHGRGLRSVKGPRIKDAVIRRLAGRYRKNVIAYVTARQCDGGLGALYVLIRK